A single window of Puntigrus tetrazona isolate hp1 unplaced genomic scaffold, ASM1883169v1 S000000181, whole genome shotgun sequence DNA harbors:
- the LOC122333120 gene encoding GTPase IMAP family member 4-like yields the protein MSAISPVDPVIRILLMGRYGSGQSSSGNTILGEKVFQVKKHETEVCEGTTQIGGKHIQVINSPDLLDPDLNTEQLMVMKEKLVSRCSAGLSAVLLTVSLEEPLENEEETLDYTLSLFGPDVQKYIMILFTHVDELEELDQTIDGYLRKESNADVQKLVDECRGNFHCFNNKSKSNYQVEELMQKIETKLKKNGGNFFIERMRRSDSKRDPPVMFSGESSSTDLDDIGVIPLKKDQIRLVLLGKTGCGKSATANTIIGRNMFTFSASSKSQTKQCQSETRVRFGKKITVIDTPGFYDTELSKEQVQREIVKCVALSSPGPHAFIIIIRVGRFTEEEKNTVQNLKEVFGEQMLKYTMIIFTHKDQLKEEKKTIEQYLQDCDPDLGKLVRSCGSRFFCLDNKSASFPQFKDLISRVERMVAENGGTHFTNELVERTERCIQEIQKQKRREKEKQYKQTHRRLHKAEWKKICFSLAEESRWEAQRSFSDINLHLLGKGVKLTGEEGANATEEAETRGVHHFRAVIHALRKMCAIQ from the exons ATGTCAGCGATTAGTCCAGTTGATCCGGTGATCCGGATTCTTCTGATGGGCAGATATGGTTCTGGGCAAAGCTCATCAGGAAACACCATACTGGGAGAAAAAGTGTTTCAAGTGAAGAAACACGAGACTGAAGTGTGTGAGGGTACGACGCAGATCGGTGGAAAGCATATACAAGTAATTAATTCTCCAGATCTGCTGGATCCAGATCTGAATACAGAGCAGCTGATGGTGATGAAGGAGAAGCTGGTCTCTCGATGTTCAGCGGGTCTCAGTGCAGTTCTGCTTACCGTTTCTCTAGAGGAACCTTTGGAAAATGAGGAAGAGACCCTGGATTATACCCTGAGTTTATTTGGTCCTGACGTTCAGAAATACATCATGATTCTGTTCACACATGTAGATGAACTGGAGGAGCTGGATCAGACCATTGATGGATATCTACGGAAGGAAAGCAATGCAGATGTCCAGAAACTGGTGGATGAATGCAGAGGAAACTTtcactgttttaataataagaGTAAATCAAACTATCAAGTAGAAGAACTAATGCAGAAGATCGAAACAAAGCTGAAGAAAAATGGGgggaatttttttattgaacgaATGAGGAGGAGTGACAGCAAACGAGATCCCCCTGTCATGT TTTCAGGAGAGTCTTCATCAACAGATCTAGATGATATTGGTGTGATTCCGTTAAAAAAAGACCAGATCAGACTGGTTCTTCTGGGAAAAACCGGATGTGGGAAAAGTGCTACTGCAAACACTATCATCGGAAgaaacatgtttacattttcagctAGCTCAAAATCTCAGACCAAACAGTGTCAGTCAGAGACTAGAGTGAGGTTTGGTAAAAAGATCACAGTGATCGACACGCCTGGATTTTATGATACTGAACTCAGTAAAGAACAGGTTCAAAGAGAAATAGTGAAATGTGTAGCATTATCCTCTCCTGGACCACAtgcttttattatcatcattagaGTGGGTCGATTCACCGAGGAGGAGAAAAATACAGTGCAAAATCTCAAAGAAGTGTTTGGAGAACAGATGCTAAAATACACCATGATCATCTTTACCCACAAAGATCAATTaaaagaggagaagaaaacCATTGAGCAGTATCTGCAGGATTGCGATCCAGATCTCGGAAAACTCGTAAGAAGTTGTGGAAGTCGATTCTTCTGTCTGGACAACAAGTCTGCCAGTTTCCCACAGTTCAAAGATCTGATCAGTAGAGTCGAGAGGATGGTGGCAGAAAACGGAGGGACTCACTTCACCAATGAACTCGttgagagaacagagagatgcATTCAGGAGATTCAGAAACAGAAACGGCGCGAGAAGGAAAAGCAGTATAAACAGACTCACAGACGGCTCCATAAAGCAGAATGGAAGAAAATATGCTTTAGTTTAGCTGAGGAGTCACGGTGGGAAGCGCAGCGATCATTTTCTGATATAAACTTGCACCTCCTGGGAAAGGGTGTAAAACTGACGGGCGAGGAGGGAGCGAACGCCACCGAGGAGGCCGAGACCCGAGGAGTCCATCACTTCAGAGCAGTTATACATGCACTCAGAAAGATGTGCGCAATTCagtga